The nucleotide window CCGGGCGCCCACATGCGGCACGCGAACCAGCAGCTTCTGCCCTTCCAGCCGATGCATCGCTTCACGCAGCGGGCCACGGCTGATGCCATAGGTACGCGCCAGCTCCGGCTCGGAGATCTTGCTGCCCGGTGCGATCTCCCCTTTCACGATTGCCGCCTGGATATGACGGAAAACATGCTCGGAGAGCGTTCCACTATCGACCTGAGCACCGGCGGGTGCATCTAACGAATCCAGCATATTGTCGACACTTGAAGTTAAGGCTCAGGGAAAATTACGCCAGCAACACGCAGCGGTCAATCCTCGCACCCACGGATTGTCAACAATCGAACTAAAGTCGAATGCCGCCCCGCTCTTGCGAACACGCGTGGCTGACAGGTTATGACCACTTGTCGCGACCCCCAAATCGCCATGCTAGAATGCGAGCCCTTCGCGGCGCGCCGCGGCACCTCGCCTCGCTGCGAGGCGCTGCGCTCAGCCAGTCCTCGTCCTCCCTGTCCTCCTTTTAAACGTACTCGGGATATATGAGAGTCAACGCCTACGCCCTATCACTCTGCCTGCTGCTCGTTCCCGGTATTGGCCACGGCGCCGAGAAAACCATCTATGGTCTGAACGAGCACATCGCGATCCCGGAGTTCAACCTCGAGTTGTCGGCCAAACTGGATACCGGTGCGCAGACCGCCTCGCTGAGTGCGCGCGACATTTCCCGTTTCAAGCGCAACGGCGAAACCTGGGTGCGCTTCTATCTGGCCGTCGACAGCGCACATGCGCACCCGATCGAGCGACCGCTGGCACGCATCAGTAAGATCAAGCGCCGCGCCGGCGATTTCGATCCACAGGAAGACAAGACTTACACGGCCCGCCC belongs to Pseudomonas phenolilytica and includes:
- a CDS encoding ATP-dependent zinc protease family protein → MRVNAYALSLCLLLVPGIGHGAEKTIYGLNEHIAIPEFNLELSAKLDTGAQTASLSARDISRFKRNGETWVRFYLAVDSAHAHPIERPLARISKIKRRAGDFDPQEDKTYTARPVIELDLCMGKTKRSIEVNLTDRSAFQYPLLIGSDALTRFGALVDPSRTYVAGKPGCTNKTDADE